AAACTTATTGAAGCGTATGGAAATTGCTTCTTAAAAACTATATTTCGCTTTGTCAAAGTTCTAAACTTTGACAAAGTTTACATCTAAAAACCTGTTCATTTATCTGAGCAGGTTTTTTTGTGTAAAATTTCAAGTAATATTTTTCTTTCTTTGTTTTAAAAAGATACATTTGATTGTTCATTCAAAGCAATATATGATAACCGAAGTTTTAAAAAATATAGCTTATTTATATTATCCTAAAAATATATGCCCTTGGACTCAAAAAGAGCAATATCTAGAAACTGTGGAGTATAAAAGGTTAGAAGCATTAATAAATCTTTTTGATTCTGATGATAATCAGAAAATAAGAAATAGTATTAAAGAAGAATTTGATAAAGACCTAGTTTTAAAGGATTTTCAGGATTTTTCGAGGCTAGATTGGCAAGATAGATGTTATACATTTTCTTTAAGTATTGTTGAAGGAGGCGAGCTGTGTTCTATTACTGTGCATTTAAGTATCTTGGTTCCGTATTATGTAATTTATACTATAATTCATAAGAACCAAATGATTATTCAGAAATCAAGAATTGAAGAATTAGAAAAGGAAAATGTAGATCCGAGAAAAATGAAGGATTTGGTTTTGGAAATAGAAAATGTAGTTGAAAAGAAGTTATTATACTCGAAATTTCCTAAATCAATATTGAATAATAAATTCGAAGATATAAGTTTTCAAGATTCTTACTTAGGTGAATTTAACATGTTTAATGCCTTTTTTAATAATCAAGCTATTTATCAAAATGAAAATGATAATTAAGAATTGTTTAGTTTTTCCGATACTATTTTCTGTTTTAGGGTTTTCTTGTAATAAAGAAAATAAAAAAGCAATAGTATCTGAAAGCAATCAAAAAATAGAAACAGTAACAGAAAAGAAACCTCGAGTCGAAGTCAACTATAGCAATTATTATAAAGAAGCACAACAATACTGCAAAACAAACAATCTCAATCAAAACAAATTTATATTGATTGATTTAGGACTGCATTCTGGATTAAAACGCTTTTTTGTTTACGATTTTAAAAAGAAAGAAGTTTCAAAATCCTATTTAGTAAGTCATGGCTGTGGCGATAATCAATGGGGAAGGACTTCTTCAAAAGAGAAACCGCAAATAAGTAACGAATTTGATTCGCATTGTTCTTCGGTTGGGAAATATGTGATTTTGGATCGAGGTGTAAGTCAGTGGGGAATCAAAGTGAATTATATTTTGCAGGGAAAAGACAAAACCAATTCCAATGCCCGAAGCCGTGCCATCGTTTTACATTCTTGGGAAGCTGTTTCGAATAGTGAAGTTTATCCCGAAGGAACACCAGAAGGCTGGGGCTGTCCAGCAGTTTCCAACGAAAGCATGAAAGAAATTGACGAGCTTTTGAAAACAAATAAAAAAGTTTTAATGTGGGTTATTAAGTCCTAGTCTTTGGTTCTTCTGAAAAATCAAAGCTGCTCAATAGCCCTGATCGAAACGGCATCCTTTTGTTGTCTCGTTTTTTTCTAACGAGACAACAGAAGATATAGTGGAGAGCAGGAATAACGGTTCTTTTGAAAACGAATCGATCTGCTCCTGAAAATTACTGCACTCTAAATTTCTCTCGATATTCAATAGGTTTCATACCGACCATTTTAAAAAATACTTTTCTAAAAGCTTTTGGATCGTTGTAACCCGTTTTTTCGATAATTTCTGAAATTGAAAGCTGTGTCTGTTCCAGGTATTTTTTAGAGCTTTCGACTCTTATATTCTGTAGATATTCAATTGGCGGAATTCCCGTAACTTGTTTAAAACGACGAGTCATGTTTCTGGCACTGGTTGGAATATCTTTGGTAATTTCTTCCAGTTTTTCGATAGTGTGATACTGACTTTCTATTTTTTGCTGTAACATGGCCACCAAAGTGTCATTGTGCAAATGATTGGGTCTAAAAGTGCTGAAATAACTCTGTTTGTAACGATTTAAATCGATAGAAAATATCTTGGCAATTTTGACGGCCATTTCGTTACCACAAAATTTCTGAATCAAAAGAATCAATAAATGAAAAGTTGAGGTTGAACCACCGCTTGTGTATAGACTACCGTCGGCAGTTAAGGTTTCGTCTGGTTTGAGTTTTACCATTGGAAATGCTTTTGTAAAAGCACTGCAGGCATCGACGTGCGTAGTTGCCAGTTTTTCGTTTAATAAACCAGAAGCGGCAAACAAAAATGCTCCTGTACAAAAACTTGCTAATTCTGCTCCAGCTCGATGCTGTTTTTGCAACCATGGAATGAAGTTTCGGTTCTTCTTTATCATTTCGCTCATATTGTCGGTTGTAAAGGCTGGAATCAAAATGAGGTCTAAGCTAATGTCTGAAGTTTCAATAGAATGGCTTTCGTATCCAAATAAATTTCCCTGATCGGGTTGCTCTTTGGATTGAAAAATCATGATTTCGAATGGTTTTTCGGCTGCGGGACTCAATTTGTTTGCTGTTTCAAATACTTCCAAGATGGCTGCAATGCTTAGCAATTTATAGTCGTGAGGTACGATTAATCCTAGTTTATTGCTCATGATTTGTGTGGTTTTTAGAAATTAGCTTGGAGACAAAAATACGTATTTTGTCTCAAATGCCCCTAAAAATGACTTTTATTGACATTTTAAACTAATCTTAAAAAATTAAATTTGTTTTAATTAATTCGTAATTTTATAAAGATGAAAACAAAAATCTTCTTAAATCTTGCCGTAAAAGATTTAAACAAGGCAGTAGCTTTTTATAATGAACTTGGTTTTCCGACCAATCGACAATTCACAAATGAAAAGGGAGCTTGCATTGTTATTGACGAAAATATATTTGTAATGCTTTTGGTAGAGGAGTTTTATAAAACTTTTACCAAGAAGGAACTTTGTGATCCTACAAAATCCAGTGAAGCTCTTGTTGCTATTTCTGTAGATTCACGTGAACAGGTAGATGCAATGATGGAGAAAGCAATTAAAGCGGGTGGAACAGATTATATGCAGTCGCAAGATTATGGATGGATGTATCAAAAAACATTTTTGGATATAGACGGACATCATTGGGAAGTCTTTTATATGGATGAAAGTCAGATTCCAAATGAGATGTAGAAAATAAATAAGAGTAAACGATATAAAACATATAATATGATAACAATAAAAAATACCGTTAATGCATCTCTTGATAAAGTGTGGAATTTTTGGAACACACCAGAACATATTACAAAATGGAGCTTTGCTTCTCCTGATTGGCACACACCTTATGCAGAAGCGGATTTGAGAGAAGGAGGAAAATTCAAATCTACGATGGCTGCAAAGGACGGAAGCATGAGTTTCGATTTTGGAGGAGAATTTACTTTGGTTAAACCAAATGAAGCGCTTTCGTATGTGATGGGAGACGGAAGAAAGGTCGAAATTACTTTTACCGAAACAGCAGACGGAGTTGAAATTGTTGAAAGATTTGATCCAGAATCACAAAACCCTGAAGAAATGCAACGCGCTGGCTGGCAGGCTATTTTGGATAATTTTAAAAATTATGCAGAAAGCAATTGATTTTTTGCAGGTTCAAAGTGACAATCCCGAAATTTCGGGACAAAGGTGCAGAGTAACTTAAAATAACATATTTCTCTTATATGGTTAAAAAAAACGAATAACTATCTAACTAACTCAAAAAAACAAAAAAGATGACAAAACAAATATGGTTAAACCTGCCTGTGAAGGATGTAGCAAAAGCGAAAGATTTTTTCTGGAAAATTGGATTTTCGTTTAATGAACAACACGATACGCCAAGTTCGACTTGTATGGTTGTGGGCGAAAATAATTTTGTAGTAATGCTTTTTGAAGAAATGTTGTTTTCTAGTTTTTCTCAAAATGGAGTTGTTGATACGAAATCTGGTTCAGAAGTTTTGATTTCGATTGATGCAGAAAGCAGGGAAGAAGTAGATGAACTTGCTAAAAAAGCAGCAGAAGCCGGCGGAACTGTTTTTGCTCCTCCAGCAGAAAGTCAAGGCTGGATGTACGGCTGTGGTTTTGCCGATTTAGATGGTCATCGCTGGAATGTTTTATTTATGGACTTTAGTAAATTACCAAATTGAGATGGAAAAATTAATATTTAATATCGATATAAAGGCTTCTAAAGAAAAAATTTGGAAGGTCTTATGGGATGACGAAACGTACAGAAAATGGACAAGTGCATTTTGTGAAGGAAGTTACGCTGAATCGACTTGGAACGAAGGAGATAAAATCTATTTTTTAGGACCAGGTGGAGCGGGGATGAATAGTGTGATTGAAGCTAAAATTCAAAATGAATATATGGCTTTTAAACACCTTGGTGAGGTTAAAGATTTTAAAGAAGTTCCTCCGAATGAAGAAACAGAAAAATGGAGTGGCTCTATGGAAACCTATAGACTGGATCAAAAAGGAGATGTAGTAGATCTTCATGTCGAGGTTGATGTAATCGAAAAACACATAGATTATTTCAAAGAAGCTTTTCCGAAGAGCTTAGAAATTATCAAAGAGTTGTCTGAAGGGTGAGAAAATGGAATAAGGAAAATAGATCAAAGAATAAAGATTGAAGAGAAATAGGCGATTTTTTAGTTTTTGTAAACAACAAACAATTAACATTAAAAACATAAAACATCATGGCAGCAATAAATCCATATTTAATGTTTAACGGAACTTGCGAAGCAGCGTTCCTATTTTATAAATCAGTATTTGGGGGAGATTTTCCATATATAGGAAAATATAAAGATGCTCCAGCAGAAGAAGGCGAAGTACTTTCAGAAGAAGCTTTGAATAGAATTATGCATGTTTCGCTTCCAATTGGAAATACAATTTTAATGGGAAGCGACAGTCATCCAAGATATGGCGATGTAGGTTTTGGGGATAATTTTTCTATTTCAATCAATACAGAAAGCAGAGAAGAGGCAGATAAAATCTTCAGTGGACTTTCGGTTGGAGGAAAAGTAGAAATGGCAATGGACGACACTTTCTGGGGATCTTATTTTGGAATGTTTAAAGACAAATTCGGAGTAAACTGGATGGTAAGTTTTGATAAAAATCCGCCAGTAGGAGAATTTTAAAGTTACGTTATCTTAATAGTAGAAGATAATTGTTAAATTACTTGAAAAAGCACATGAAAATGTGCTTTTTCGTTTCAAAAAAACAATCATTATTCTTTTTTATCAACTATAGATTGCCGATTTTTGTCGCTTCAAAATCAATAAAGATAAAATGGCGACAGAAGATAAAGAGATAATTTTATTAAAAGTTTCTGGACACGATAAAATTGGAGTTACAGCAGGTTTAACAGCTGTATTGGCGGCGTATGATGCAAATATTTTGGATATTGGCCAAGCCGATATTCACGATACACTTTCTTTAGGGATTTTATTCGAAATTGCGGCAGGATCTTCGTCTGCACCAGTTTTAAAAGATCTTTTGTTCAAAGCCTACGAACTGGAAATTAAAGTCAAATTTATTCCAATTTCTATTGATGACTATGAAAAGTGGGTAAAATCACAATCGAAACAGCGTTATATTATCAATATTTTGGGCGAAAAACTCGCTGCTTCACAATTGGCTGCTGTTACCAAAATTATGTCAGATCAAAACCTGAATATTGATTCGATTATCCGATTAACAGGAAGAACTTCTATTGTCGAAAAAGAGCAATATCCGCGCTCTTGTATTCAATTGTCTGTAACAGGCGAAATTGTAAATAAGATTATCATGACAGCAAGTTTTATGGAAATTTCCAGAACACTTAATGTCGATATTTCATTCCAGGAAGATAATATCTACAGAAGAAACCGCCGTTTGGTTTGCTTCGATATGGATTCAACTTTAATCCAAACCGAAGTAATCGATGAATTGGCAGAATTGAACGGAGTAGGCGATCAGGTAAGAGCAATTACAGAATCGGCTATGAATGGAGAAATTGATTTCAACGAAAGTTTCAAAAAACGTATGGCTTTGCTGGAAGGTTTGAGCGAAGAAGTATTGCAAAAAGTGGCGGTTAATTTACCAATCACTCAAGGAGCACATCGTTTAATGAAAGCCTTAAAATATTACGGTTATAAAACAGCCATTCTTTCGGGAGGATTTACTTATTTCGGAGAATACCTGCAGAAAGAATTAGGAATAGATTACGTTCATGCGAATCAATTGGAAATAAAAGACGGAAAATTAACCGGTAAATATATCGGCGATATCGTTGATGGACAAAAGAAAGCAGAGCATCTTAGAGCAATTGCCGAAAAAGAAGGAATCCACATCAACCAAACCATTGCAGTTGGAGACGGAGCAAACGATTTACCAATGCTAAACTTAGCGGGTCTGGGAATTGCTTTCCACGCCAAACCAAAAGTAAAAGAAAGCGCCTCAACCTCAATCTCAAGTTTAGGATTGGATGGTGTTTTATATCTTTTAGGATACCACGATAGATATATTGATATGATGTAATGTAATTGTCGACCTGACAAGCAGATTCACTCCATTTTTTGTCATCCTGACGAAGGAAGGATCACACAGGAAATTCCGCAAAGAGAATCGCCAATCTTTGTCGATTATCGAATGAGATTTCTCCTTCGTCGAAATGACAATATTGAGAAAAATCTTAGCAACTTAGAATCTTAGAGACTCAGAATCTTAATAATGGCATGTCCCGCCAGAAAAAGGCGGGTCGGGCTATCCGTTCCAATCTTTTGTTTCTCGTTAAAGAAACGAGACACAAAAGGATTTCCACTCCTATCCCTCATGCGGTTTAGTGGAATTATCGTTTTTAAAGTGAAAGCAAGATTTGAATTTGAATTGCCTCCTGCTTCAGCTGGAGGATTAAAGTAATGAAGTAGGTAAATGGCTTTAGCCAAAATTGCCCGATTGTAAATATTCGGCTAAAGCCAATTATATATAACTTAATCTCGACTACTAAATGAAGTTAGTGGCAATTCAAGAAAAAGTATTGCGCTTTAATAATTTAGGATTGCTGTTCTCTAGATTCCAATTCCTTCTTAATTTCCTTCAAAGTATTCATATTTAAAATAAAAATAGGAAGCAGTGCAATCGGAATCACATTGGAGGCACTGAAACCTTTATTGGCAATAAGAAAGATGTTAAGTCCAAACAAAAGAAGTAAAATGACACCAAATAAATAGGTCACTGTTTTTAATGATTTCTGTGTTTTGATTAGTTCTTCACTAGTCATTTCGTTGAACTTCTTTTTCATTTTGGTTGGTTTTGTTGGGATTTGGGTAAAATTTATATTTTGGTTGGTTGCATTTCTTTCAATTGTTCCAAATAATCTCTTTGGTTAGAAAGTCTCGGAATTTTATGTTGTCCTCCCAATTTATCTCTTTCTTTGAGCCAGTCATAAAAAAGATTTTCTCTGGCAACATTAATCACCAGCGGATTCAAAGTCATATTATTGTAGCGTTTCGCTTCGTAATCAGAATTTAAAGTCTGTAATGTTTCGTCCAGAACTTTTTGGAAAAGACCAACATCAGCCGGTTTTTTCTTGAATTCGATCATCCATTCGTGAGCGCCTTTTTCTTTGTCCTGCATAAAAATAGGAGCAACCGTATAATCGATAACTTCCGTTTGTGTTACCTGACACGCTTTTGCAATTGCCTGATCGGTATTTTCGACCATTAATTCTTCGCCAAAAACATTGATATGATGTTTGGTTCTTCCCGTAACTCTAATTCGATACGGATTCAATGAAGTAAAACGAACCGTATCACCAATTAAATAACGCCACAAGCCTGAATTGGTAGTAATGACAATCGCATAATTTTTATTCAATTCAACATCTGCCAGACGAATTACTTTTTGATTTGGAGTTCCAAAAGTATCCATTGGAATAAATTCGTAAAAAATTCCATAATCCAGCATCAACAATAAATCACTAGAATTGTTCAAATCCTGAATAGCAAAGAAACCTTCAGAAGCATTGTAAATTTCGTAATATCTAAAATCTTTGCTTGGCAATAATTTTTTATATTGTTCTTTATATGGAGAAAAACTCACGCCTCCGTGAAAATAAACTTCTAGATTTGGCCAAAGTTCTAATAAGCTTTGTTTTCCGGTATTTTCTAAAACTTTATTCATTAAAACCAGCATCCAGGAAGGAACTCCCGCAAAACTGGTTACGTTTTCATTTTTAGTTTCGTTGATGATAGCCGCGATTTTGGTTTCCCACTCACTCATCAAAGAAGTTTTACTGCTCGGCGTACTGCTGAATTCGGCCCAGATTGGCATGTTTTCAATCAAAATAGCCGATAAGTCTCCAAAGAACGTATTGTTGTTTTCATAAATCTGAGAGCTTCCGCCCAAGCGAAGACTTTTTCCTAAAAACAATTCAGAATCTTCATTATTGTTCAGATAAAGACATAATAAATCTTTACTGCCTTTATAGTGGCAGTCTTCCAAAGCTTCATTGCTAACAGGAATAAATTTACTCTTAGCGTTTGTGGTACCACTGGATTTGGCAAACCATTTAATAGGTGTCTCCCAAAAAACGTTTTGTTCGCCTAAACGAGTACGCTCGATAAGAGGTTGTAATTCTTCGTAAGTGGCAATAGGAACTCTTTCGGCAAAGGTTTGATAAGAGCTGATAGTCGAAAATTCATATTTTTTTCCAATAACCGTATTTTCGGATGCTGTTATTAAGTTGTGCAATAATTCTTCCTGAACTTCATT
This portion of the Flavobacterium panacagri genome encodes:
- a CDS encoding murein L,D-transpeptidase catalytic domain-containing protein; translation: MIIKNCLVFPILFSVLGFSCNKENKKAIVSESNQKIETVTEKKPRVEVNYSNYYKEAQQYCKTNNLNQNKFILIDLGLHSGLKRFFVYDFKKKEVSKSYLVSHGCGDNQWGRTSSKEKPQISNEFDSHCSSVGKYVILDRGVSQWGIKVNYILQGKDKTNSNARSRAIVLHSWEAVSNSEVYPEGTPEGWGCPAVSNESMKEIDELLKTNKKVLMWVIKS
- a CDS encoding GlxA family transcriptional regulator, coding for MSNKLGLIVPHDYKLLSIAAILEVFETANKLSPAAEKPFEIMIFQSKEQPDQGNLFGYESHSIETSDISLDLILIPAFTTDNMSEMIKKNRNFIPWLQKQHRAGAELASFCTGAFLFAASGLLNEKLATTHVDACSAFTKAFPMVKLKPDETLTADGSLYTSGGSTSTFHLLILLIQKFCGNEMAVKIAKIFSIDLNRYKQSYFSTFRPNHLHNDTLVAMLQQKIESQYHTIEKLEEITKDIPTSARNMTRRFKQVTGIPPIEYLQNIRVESSKKYLEQTQLSISEIIEKTGYNDPKAFRKVFFKMVGMKPIEYREKFRVQ
- a CDS encoding VOC family protein, giving the protein MKTKIFLNLAVKDLNKAVAFYNELGFPTNRQFTNEKGACIVIDENIFVMLLVEEFYKTFTKKELCDPTKSSEALVAISVDSREQVDAMMEKAIKAGGTDYMQSQDYGWMYQKTFLDIDGHHWEVFYMDESQIPNEM
- a CDS encoding SRPBCC family protein: MITIKNTVNASLDKVWNFWNTPEHITKWSFASPDWHTPYAEADLREGGKFKSTMAAKDGSMSFDFGGEFTLVKPNEALSYVMGDGRKVEITFTETADGVEIVERFDPESQNPEEMQRAGWQAILDNFKNYAESN
- a CDS encoding VOC family protein, producing the protein MTKQIWLNLPVKDVAKAKDFFWKIGFSFNEQHDTPSSTCMVVGENNFVVMLFEEMLFSSFSQNGVVDTKSGSEVLISIDAESREEVDELAKKAAEAGGTVFAPPAESQGWMYGCGFADLDGHRWNVLFMDFSKLPN
- a CDS encoding SRPBCC domain-containing protein, coding for MEKLIFNIDIKASKEKIWKVLWDDETYRKWTSAFCEGSYAESTWNEGDKIYFLGPGGAGMNSVIEAKIQNEYMAFKHLGEVKDFKEVPPNEETEKWSGSMETYRLDQKGDVVDLHVEVDVIEKHIDYFKEAFPKSLEIIKELSEG
- a CDS encoding VOC family protein, with the translated sequence MAAINPYLMFNGTCEAAFLFYKSVFGGDFPYIGKYKDAPAEEGEVLSEEALNRIMHVSLPIGNTILMGSDSHPRYGDVGFGDNFSISINTESREEADKIFSGLSVGGKVEMAMDDTFWGSYFGMFKDKFGVNWMVSFDKNPPVGEF
- the serB gene encoding phosphoserine phosphatase SerB, with translation MATEDKEIILLKVSGHDKIGVTAGLTAVLAAYDANILDIGQADIHDTLSLGILFEIAAGSSSAPVLKDLLFKAYELEIKVKFIPISIDDYEKWVKSQSKQRYIINILGEKLAASQLAAVTKIMSDQNLNIDSIIRLTGRTSIVEKEQYPRSCIQLSVTGEIVNKIIMTASFMEISRTLNVDISFQEDNIYRRNRRLVCFDMDSTLIQTEVIDELAELNGVGDQVRAITESAMNGEIDFNESFKKRMALLEGLSEEVLQKVAVNLPITQGAHRLMKALKYYGYKTAILSGGFTYFGEYLQKELGIDYVHANQLEIKDGKLTGKYIGDIVDGQKKAEHLRAIAEKEGIHINQTIAVGDGANDLPMLNLAGLGIAFHAKPKVKESASTSISSLGLDGVLYLLGYHDRYIDMM
- a CDS encoding redox-active disulfide protein 2 → MKKKFNEMTSEELIKTQKSLKTVTYLFGVILLLLFGLNIFLIANKGFSASNVIPIALLPIFILNMNTLKEIKKELESREQQS
- a CDS encoding GH3 auxin-responsive promoter family protein, yielding MPLSIINSFASWVLKQRIHQIELFLKYPNEVQEELLHNLITASENTVIGKKYEFSTISSYQTFAERVPIATYEELQPLIERTRLGEQNVFWETPIKWFAKSSGTTNAKSKFIPVSNEALEDCHYKGSKDLLCLYLNNNEDSELFLGKSLRLGGSSQIYENNNTFFGDLSAILIENMPIWAEFSSTPSSKTSLMSEWETKIAAIINETKNENVTSFAGVPSWMLVLMNKVLENTGKQSLLELWPNLEVYFHGGVSFSPYKEQYKKLLPSKDFRYYEIYNASEGFFAIQDLNNSSDLLLMLDYGIFYEFIPMDTFGTPNQKVIRLADVELNKNYAIVITTNSGLWRYLIGDTVRFTSLNPYRIRVTGRTKHHINVFGEELMVENTDQAIAKACQVTQTEVIDYTVAPIFMQDKEKGAHEWMIEFKKKPADVGLFQKVLDETLQTLNSDYEAKRYNNMTLNPLVINVARENLFYDWLKERDKLGGQHKIPRLSNQRDYLEQLKEMQPTKI